The Sulfolobus islandicus Y.N.15.51 sequence TCAGCCCTTAAGTCCGATAAGGCGTTTATTAATCTTCTTTGCATATAACCGCTCTGTGAAGTTCGCACTGCAGTATCCACTAGACCTTCCCTGCCTCCAGCAGCATGGAAGAATAATTCAGTTGGCTTAAGACCTGTTCTAAATGAGGAATATATAAAACCTCTAGCTTCTGGTGAGATGTCATAAGGTTTAAAGTGAGGCAAAGTCCTTGTCATATACCCTCTTTTTATCCTTTCACCTCTAACTGATTGCTGACCTAACATAGCAGCCATCTGTGTTATATTTAATACGCTACCTCTGGCTCCAGTCCTTGCCATTACGTAAGCGAAATTAAATGGATCTAGATATTTACTTGCTATATCGCCAGCAGTGCTTCTTAATTTATCTAATGTATCAAGAATATAGTTCTCTAAACTTTCCTCTAAAGTTCTCCCGGGTATTGGTTCTAACTCTCCATTTTTATACTTTTGTATTAGATTATTAACTTCCACCTTAGCCCTATCTATTTCATTGTAAATTTCTTTCTTTACATCGTCTCCTAGAGATACATCTTCAAGTCTCATTGTAAACCCTTGTAATTCAACAAATCTAATAAATACTCTAAATAGATTATCCATCAACCACTTACCATATTCATCTGAATATTCTTTAATTAACCAATGGAGAATACTTTCTGGTTGCTGGTTGCCTATAGCCTTTTTATCAAACACGCCTTCTAATAATATTCCGTTCTTAATTACTACATACGAATCGTGTGGACAATCCTCATTCTTACATAATCTAGGGCCACTGCTAACGTTAGCTTGGCCGTGGAAATTAAAATCTTTAGGTAGGAAAGCACTTACTATTTGTTTCCCAGTATAATACTCTCTAGGTGCTAAAATTGCGGGTTCTCCAAGATCAATTTTAACATCTGCTACACCTAATATTTGCTGGGCTTCTTCTTTAGTTAGTAATGTAGTTTTTACTGTTAGTAGATATGCACCACTTATATAATCTTGAGCAGCTCCTATAATTGGACCACCATATCTTGGGGTTATTATGTTTTTATGTACAAGCATTATTTCCTTGGCTTCCGCTATTGCCTCTTCTGACTGTGGAACGTGTAAGTTCATTTCGTCTCCATCGAAATCGGCATTATATGGAGGACATACAAGCAAGTTTAACCTAAATGTTAACCCTTTTAGTACTCTAACTCTATGAGCCATCATTGAAATTCTGTGAAGAGAAGGTTGCCTATTGAACAAAACCACATCTCCATCAGTTAAATGACGCTCTACTACATATCCGGGAGCCAAAGTTGATGCAAGTTCCTTTCTATCTTTAACATATCTTAAATCGATTCTTCTACCATCTGGTCTAATCACGTAATTAGCACCAGGCCATTTATCGGGGCCATTAATAACAAATTGTCTTAGTTTTTCTATATTCCATGGGGTTATTCTTTCTGGAACTGTAAGCGTTCTAGCTATAATCTCTGGGACTCCTACTTCATCAATACTAATATTAGGATCTGGAGATATCACCGTTCTGGATGAGAAATCAACTCTTTTACCAGATAAATTACCTCTAAATCTACCTTCTTTCCCCTTTAATCTCTGTGCAAGTGTTCTTAATGGCCTTCCTGATCTATGCTTAGAAGGAGGTAATCCCGGGATCTCATTATCAAAGTAAGTTGCAACATGATACTGTAAAAGATCCCACAGATCTTCTATTATTAGCTGTGGAGCTCCGGCATCTATGCTCTCTTTCAATCGTTCATTAATCCTAACTATATCGACTAGCTTATGAGTTAGGTCGTCCTCGGCTCTTATTCCACTCTCTATCATGATAGAAGGTCTAATTGTAATTGGAGGAACTGGAAGAACAGTTAATATCATCCACTCTGGCCTACTGGTTGTAGGATCGTAGCCCAATATTTCGACATCGGATTCTGGTACTTTCTCCAATCTTTCTCGTATATCGGAAGGTGTTAGTTTTGCTACACCTTCTTTCCTCTCTTCATAGAAATTATACGGTTTCTCTAACTTTATCTTGAACTGCTTTTCGCCACAATGTGGACAAACTTGAGCTTTCATTGCAGTCTTCTTTACGTATTCAGTTAACCTCCTGGCTGCAGATGGCCATCTTTTCTTTATTGCATTATATATTCTAGAATATTTCTCTATTTCGTCTTCAGAAATTTTAACTCGACCACACCTTCTACATGTAGCCTTTAGAAACTCATATACATGTTTTACAAAGCCTACATGAATTACTGGTCTAACTAATTCTATATGCCCGAAGTGTCCAGGGCAGTTACCTAAAGTATTACCACAAGTAGGACATTTCTGCCCAGGTTCTATAACACCTAACCTAGGGTCCATTACACTACCTTCTATCGGAGTCCCATCTTCATCGTAAACGTCTGGAGTTATTATTGCGGTCACTGACATCTTTCTTATTTCGTCAGGAGAAAGTATTCCAAATTTTATTCCTTTTATATTCTTTTCACCCATTTCCTTTACCCCCACTCAATCCAACCCTATCCTCTAAAATTAATCTAGGTGAGATAATCATACTCATTAATTCTTGAATTAAAAGCTTAAATGCATAAGATACAGTAACTGGGAACAGGTTACTCTTATCACCATGTATTGGACATATATATTTATTCTTATTCTTATCGTACCAACCTATATAACCGCATTGATCGCAAACGTAAATTGTTGTCCTATCAGAGTTATCTAATAACCTATCCTTAAGGAGCATTGCAGTACCAAAACCAATTAAACAATCTCTTTCCATTTCTCCAAATCTCAAACCACCCTCTCTCGCTCTTCCTTCAGTTGGCTGTCTTGTTAAAATTTGGACTGGACCCCTAGCTCTGGCGTGAATCTTATCTGCTACCATGTGATGCAATTTCTGATAGTACACTACTCCAAAGTATATTCTAGATTTAATTTTCTGTCCACTACGACCATCATACGTTACTTCGGTAGCGTCTGGTAAATACCCATATTTCAAAATCTCATTTTGTAATTGTTCTATAGGTGTCTTGTAGAAAGGCGTAGCATCTACAATATTCCCAGATAATGCAGCATATTTACCAGCTATTCCTTCCATAATTTGGCCTAATGTCATTCTAGATGGCAATGCGTGAGGATTTAATATTACATCAGGCACTACACCTTTAACAGTATATGGCATATCAACCTGTGGTATAAGCATACCAATAACACCTTTTTGTCCATGTCTACTGGCGAATTTATCACCTATTGAAGGTACTCTAAGATCTCTTACTCTTACCTTAACTAGCTTATTGCCCTCCGCAGTTTCAGTAATTAAAACTAAATCTACGATACCCATTTCACCATGTCTAGTAACTATTGAGGTATCACGCTTAGCTTGCTCTGGAGATAATTCTTTAAATTCTTGTAAGAATCTCGGAGGACTAACTTTACCTATCAATACATCTCCTCCTTTCACTTCGACCTCAGGTGAGACTACTCCGTTGTCCTCTAGAAGTCTATAGTATTCTTTGCCTTTATATCCTCTAACACCTGGTTCCGGCATTACTATTTTGTCTTCTTGACCTCCAGGATATTTTACCTCCTCCGTTGAGTAAAGTCTAAAGAATGTAGACCTATACATTCCTCTCTCAACGGAGGATCTATTCATAATTATCGAATCTTCCATATTGTATCCAGTAAATGATATTACAGCTAGGATAGCGTTATTTCCGGCTGGTCTGTTCGTATAGCCTATAATATCTAATGCCCTAGTTTGAACTAAAGGTCTTTGTGGGTAATGGAGTAAATGCGCTCTTGTATCCGTACGTAACTGATAATTCGCTGCATATAGACCTAAAGCTTGTTTCGCCATAGCTGACTGATATGTATTTCTAGGAGATTGATTATGCTCTGGGTAAGGTATTATAGACGCTGTTATGCCCAAAATAGCTGGAGACCATATCTCTAAATGAGTATGCTCTGGAGTTAAGTCACTAGGTTCTAAAGCAACATAAGCGTTCTCCTCTTCTTCCGCATCTAGATACTCTATCTTCCCTTGTCTAACAAGATCGTCAAAGGTAATAGAACCAGAGTCTAACTTTTCAATATCTTCTCTAGTTACCAACGGGTTACCGTTAGAAACAATTATAAGTGGCCTTCTAACTCTTCCAGAATCACAATTTACATGAACTTCATTAATGAAATCTGTAACTATATGACCTACATTTACCTCATCGCTAATTTCTCCATTTCTCCTTCTTTCCCTGATCTTCTTGGCTAATTCTTCCCCATCTCGATAATAGCCTACTAATCTTCCGTTAAGTATAACTTTAGACCATTTTAGATATTCATTCTGATCCTCTCCGCCTTCCGTTACTCTTCTTATAACCTCCTCCACCGGAACTACTCCCATTTCGTATAGTGTTTTTTCCACAATCCTCTCATTTATTCCTACTGCAATTTGAGCCATTAACGCTAAATTCTTAACTAGTCCACTATTTGGACCTTCTGGTGTTTCAAAGGGACACATCCTACCCCATTGCGTACCATGTAAGTCTCTAGCCTCGAAATTAGGTTGACCCCTTGCTAATGAGGATATTACTCTCCTCAGATGGCTTAACATAGAAAGCCAGTTAGTTCTATCAAGTAATTGACTAACTCCAGTTCTTCCCCCAACCCAGTTCCCAGTAGCTAATGCGTGCCTTATTCTTTCTGTTACGATATCTGGTCTAACTAATGCTTTTAAAGCTAGCTTCCTACCTCTTACCTTAGATTTTTCTAATTGGTACGTTAAATCTTTTACGAAAGCTTTGAAAGCTACTCTAAATAATGACGCGAATAAATCTCCGGCTAATCTTAATCTTTTATTAGCGTAATGATCTTTATCATCAGGTTCCCTTCTACCTAGATATAGTTCAATAACTTTTGATATAGCATAAGCTAAATAATATGCTTTCTTTCTTCTATCGTCTGCCGAAGTTCCTAAATGAGGTAGGAAGTATTTATCAATTATTTGTTGCGCTTTTTCTATCCTATTCTCTCTCTTTTGACCTATTGCTACTCTACTACCTATAAAATCTAGCGCATCATCAACATTAGCTATAGAACTTGCTTGTTCTAAAGAGGGAAATAATTCGTTCTGAATCTCAGGATCTAATGATACTGCGTATACTATGTCCCTGTCAGTTAATATACCAAGTGCTCTCATTAGAATAACAAACGGAATTTTACCTGGAACTGCTGGAAATGATACGTGAAATGTGCCATCTTTTAGTCTTTCTATCGTAACAGGTACTCTGTAGCCTGCGGTACTCGAGATAATTTTCGCTGTATGCGTGATATTTGATCCCGTCTTTCCTGTATCTACAAGAACTCTATTTGGAGCTAAATCTTCTTGAGTTACTATAACCCTTTCGGACCCATTTACTATGAAGTAACCTCCAGGGTCTTTAGGATCCTCACCTATCTCAATTAGCTTATCTAGAGTATACTGTGATATTGGATCTATTGCTGATTTAAGCATTATAGGTAAGTCTCCTATATAAACCTCCTCTGGTTCTGCTTCAATATTGTTTTCAACTGGAATCATTGTAAGCCATAGTGGAGCAGCATAAGTCAAGTTCCTTAATCTAGCCTCCATTGGACTGATCTCCCTTTCTCCCCTATCTGATTCCCTAACTCTTGGTTTTCCTATTCTTATCTTGCCTAATCTAACTTTCAAACCTGGAATTTCTGTCGGTATTTCTCCTTGCTCATCAATGATCTCTTGAAGCTTGTTTCTAACAAAGTCATTGTATGAATCCAGATGTTGTCTAACTAAGCCCTTGGATTTAAAGTAGGCTTCGATAACTTTCCATTTTTCATCAATGCTTAAATTAGATGACAACTCATTCACCCACTAATTACATACCTATACGAGACAACTTCTCCATATAATTGACTCTTCCTTATAATTCTAATTATATCCCCTGGTTTCGCATTTATACTTCTAGCAACGGGATCTGAGGCCCTTATCCAAGGCAATTGTTCTGGCCTAATTCCTAATTCTTTTAGAATTTTATACGCTTCATCGATACTAAGTACCTCATGCTTAGGTACAAGATAATGAATTCTTGGATCAATTTTCCTATTAGATGATCCTCTCATTATTAACCATTATTCACATACTACATTTGGTTAATAAGAGTTTTACTCTGACTTACTTAATAGGCTATATAATATTCAATGCGCTAGCTTTTAAGTACTTTGTAATTTTATTCATAAATACATATATAAAACTTAAATCCAGTTTTAGAATCATTTATTCCTAATCTACAAGAAATTACTTAAATCTTAATAGTATTGAAGCGACCTATTGGTTAAAATATTCATCCACAATATATTAATTATTTTTAAATATATAGAAGTAAGTTTTACATTAATATCTAAACTATAGGCATAAACAATACTATTAAAAGAAAATTCTGTCTTCCACGCAATTTCATGGCAAACTAATTTATTCTAATAATGCATTAAGGTCATATAGGTGAATGAAAATTAGTAACTCTGAGAAAAAGCTTAGGCAACCAATAGTAGTAGTATTAGGCCATGTAGATCACGGAAAAACTACATTACTTGATAAAATAAGGGGCACAACAGTGGTTAAAAAGGAACCTGGAGAAATGACACAAGAGGTAGGAGCTAGTTTTGTTCCGAGTTATATAATTGAAAAATTAGCAGAACCTCTTAAAAAGGTAATACCTATAAAACTCCAGATACCAGGATTATTATTTATTGATACACCCGGTCATGAGTATTTTTCGAACTTGAGAAGAAGAGGTGGAAGCGTAGCGGATATTGCAATCCTAGTTGTTGATATAACTGAAGGTCTACAGAAGCAATCAATAGAGTCAATACAAATACTAAGAGAAAGAAAAGTTCCATTTCTCATAGCTGCTAATAAAATAGATAAAATACCAGGGTGGAAATCAACTAATGACATACCGTTTTTAGCGTCAATCGAGAAACAACGAAACGATGTTAAAGTTTATTTAGACAACTTAGTCTATAATTTAGTTTCTCAACTGGCAAACTTAGGCTTTAGCGCTGAACGTTATGATAGAATAAAGGATTTCACTAAAACAGTAGCAATAGTTCCCGTTTCTGCGAAGACTGGTGAAGGCATTGCAGACCTTTTAGCATTACTTGCTGGACTAACCCAAAGGTACTTAGAGACTAGATTAAAGTTTGCAGAGGGCCCGGCAAAGGGAGTTATATTAGAAGTAAAAGAAGATCCTGGGTTAGGACATACCATAGATGTTATAATTTACGATGGAGTTCTTAAGAAAAATGATACTATAATATTAGGAGGTATTAACGGCATTATTATAACTAAAGTTAGGGGAATATTTGTACCTAGACCATTACAAGATATGAAATTAAGCAAATATGATTTAACGCCGATAGATGAAGTATATGCGGCAGCTGGAGTGAAGATATCTGCACCTAATTTAGAGGAAGCCTTAGCTGGATCGCCACTTTATGTGATAGAAGACGAGTCTAAAGTTGAGCAATATAAACAGCAGATAGAAGAGGAAATTAAGGAAGTTAGACTCTACAGTGATATTAATGGAATAGTACTCAAGGCGGATAGTTTAGGAACATTAGAGGCCTTAATTAGCGCTTTACAGCGTGAAGGGATACCAATAAGGCTAGCAGATATAGGACCAATTTCGAAAAGAGACGTTATAGAAGCGAGTATAGTAGCTCAAAGATCAAAGGAATATGGAATTATCGCTGCTTTTAGAGTAAAATTGTTACAAGGAATTGATACTAGTGGAGTAAAAATATTATATAACGAAATAATTTATCAATTAATTGAAGATATCAAGAAGCATATAAATGAAATAAGAGAAGCAGAGAAAAGGCGTACATTTGACACTTTGATATTACCAGGTAAAATAAAGATCTTACCGGGTTATGTATTTAGACGTAGTGATCCAGTAGTAGTAGGTATTGAAGTGATAGGAGGTGTCATAAGACCCAAGTATCCTTTAATTAAGGAAGATGGAAGGAGAGTTGGTGAGGTACTACAAATCCAAGATAATAAGAAGAGTCTCGAAAGGGCTACTAAAGGAATGGAAGTTGCAATATCAATTAAAGGCAATGTAATGATAGGAAGACATATAAATGAGGGAGACATTTTATACACAGACGTGCCTAAAGAAGACCTTGAGATATTGACCAATAAGTATCCAAGTTCTATTACAGATGATATGAGGGAAGTAATAAAAGAAATAATAAGAATAAAGAGAAAAGAAGATCCTTTATATGGATTAGGATTACAGATCTGATTTATCGAAAAATAACGACATCTCCCGCTGAGCTTTTTCGATAGAATCAGACGCATGAATGACGTTTTCTGACTTAGATAACGCGTAATCCCCTCTTATAGTGCCAGGAGGAGCTTCTTTAGGATCCGTATTACCAATCATTCGCCTTATCACTTGTACTACATCATCACCTTCTATCACCATACATACTACTGGACCGGAGGTCACATAATTTACAAGTTCTTCAAAGAAACTTTTTCCTTTGTGCTCATCATATAATTTTTCAGCTATGTCCCTTGACATTTTCACCATTTTAAGAGATACAATTTTTAATCCTCTTTTCTCAAATCTACTAATTATTTCCCCTATTAATCCTCTCTTAACTCCATCCGGCTTTATCATTACAAATGTCCTTTGCATAACCATTTTTCATCGAACCTTCATGTATCTAGTAGTCCATTTATACTTCTTTGGATCTCTATGATACTTTAACATTGATTTCCTACACTTACTTGAACAAAACCATAAGATTGTACCATCATTCCTTACATACATTAATCCAGTTCCTGGAGGTATTTCGTGACCACAGAAACTACATTGCCTAGTAGTAGGCATTTAAACCACAAATAAACAATATGGGTGAAGTATTTAAGTGAATTGTTCATAGTAATAGCTGGTGGAAAAATGAGTGAAAAAACCCAGCAATCACAAAGTTCATCTATAATAGAAGAATTTGGATTTCCCGCGGAAGTTATCCAAATTTTAGATAGGACTGGTGTAACTGGAGAAGTTACCCAAGTAAGAGTAAGGGTATTAGAGGGTAGGGATAAAGGGAGAATACTTACCAGAAACGTAAAGGGACCAGTAAGAGTAGGTGATATTCTAATATTAAGAGAGACAGAGAGGGAAGCTAGAAAAATAACAACTAAGAGGTAACAAAAACTAATGCCATTATACGTAATCGATAAACCTTTAACATTACATATATTAACGCAACTTAGAGATAAAAATACCGATCAAATTAACTTTAGGAAAAATCTGGTAAGATTAGGGAGAATACTGGGGTACGAAATAGCAAATACATTAGATTACGAAATAGTTGAAGTTGAAACGCCATTAGGTGCTAGAACTAAAGGGATAGATATAACAGACCTAAACAACATAGTCATTATAAACATATTAAGAGCCGCAGTACCCTTAGTTGAGGGTTTACTTAAGGCATTTCCTAAAGCGAGACAAGGTGTGATAGGGGCAAGTAGAGTAGAAGTCGATGGGAAAGAAGTACCAAAAGATATGGACGTTTACATATACTACAAAAAAATACCAAATATAAGAGCTAAAGTTGATAACGTAATAATTGCAGATCCCATGATTGCAACAGCAAGTACTATGTTAAAAGTACTTGAAGAAGTTGTGAGAGCCAATCCTAAAAGAATATATATTGTGTCAATAATTTCTTCAGAATATGGAGCCAACAAAATTCTCTCTAAATATCCATTTATTTACCTTTTCACAGTTACAATTGACCCTGAACTTAATAATAAAGGCTATATTTTGCCTGGTCTCGGAGACGCTGGAGATAGAGCATTTGGGTGATGAGATGTGGATGATGATGTAAAAATAGGATTGGAAGTTCATGTTCACATAACCGCGTTGAAAACTAAACTGTTCTGTTCATGTCCATCGGATTATACTGGAAAAGATCCAAACACAGTAACTTGTCCCGTATGTTTAGGATTACCTGGGGCTATTCCAGTATTGAATGAAAATGCAGTAAAATATGGCATCTTAACTGCATTAGCCCTTAACTGCCAAATTGCTGAGAAATTAATTTTTGATAGGAAACATTATTTTTATCCAGATATGTCTAAAAATTATCAAATATCTCAATATGATGGACCAGGTAGTATGGCCATAGCAAAAGACGGTTATATCAAATTAAACGATAAAATCATAAGAATTAGAAGAATAAATATAGAAGAAGATCCAGCAAAGATAGTCTACCCTACTGGTTCTATACTAACTAGCAAATATACGTTACTAGATTATAATAGATCAGGCACACCATTGTTAGAAATTGTGACAGAACCAGATCTAAGATCTGCTAAGGAAGCCAGATTCTTCTTAGAAAAATTAAGATCAATTCTAGAACATTTAGGTATATGTGATTGTAGTATTGAAGCTGCAATGAAAGCTGATGTAAATATATCAGTAAAAGGAGGAGAGAGAGTTGAGGTTAAGAATGTAGGTTCTCCTAAAGACGTGGAGGATGCTATAAATTATGAAATCGCAAGACAGAGAGCCAGTGTACTACAAGGTATCAACATAAAAAGAGAGACCAGACATTGGGATAACGAAAGAAGAGTTACAGTACCTTTACGAACTAAAGAAACAGAGGAGGATTATAGATACTTTCCAGATCCAGATTTACCACCATATTCAATAACACCAGAGCTTATCGAGAAATTTAAACGTGAAATGCCAGAGTTACCAGACCAGAGAGCAGAGAGATTTGTAAAACAATACAATATTACCCCGTATCAAGCTCAAGTTTTGGTTAATGAAAAAGCGTTAGCGGATTTATTTGAAGAAATTACAAACAAGTATAAAAACTATACTAAAGTTGCAAATCTACTAATTAACGATTACATGAGATGGCTTAATGAGAATAATATCACGGTAACCCAAAGTAAAGCTAAAGCTAATCATATTATCGAACTATTTGAATACTTAGATTCTGGCTTAATATCAATAAAAATAATAAAAGAGCTATTACCTGAAATGATCTTAACTGGAAAAACTCCGGGGCAACTGATTAAGGAAAAGGGCATGACAAACATTAAAGATGAAAATTACTTAGAAAAGATCATAGATGAAGTATTAAACGAAGAGAAAGAGGCTGTAGAGAAGGCTAAGAGAGATCCGAAAGTTGTGAATTATTTAGTAGGAATGGTAATGAAGAAAACGGGAAAAAGAGCAGATCCTCAAATGACAGTTGAAATGATAAAACAGAAGCTAGGTTTAGCTTAGCATGGAGATTTTTATGATGCAGGATAGTCAAATAAAGGAAAAAGAATTACGGCTTAGGCTATTTAGTGTTGATATCTTAAAAGAATTGAAAAATATTTATACTTATAAAGAATTATCTAATTTCTTCAATATTCAAGAAAGTTTGATATGTAGATACGTTAATGGGAGAACAATACCTAGCGAGAGACAAGCTTTAGAAATCGTTACAAGGATAAAGAATAAGGAGTTTCTATATAATTTCTTTATAAGAAAAATAAGAGTTTATGAAGATGATTTCATAGATGTATCTAACCTACTATTTTATCCTAACTTGCTAAGAACATTTCTGGAATTATATTTAATTAAGTTAAATAAAGTTAATGATATAACAAAAGTAGTAGGTATTGCATCAAACGGAATCCCATTTGCTACAATAGTAGCTTCAATATTAGAAAAACCTCTCATAATATCGAAAAAACATAAGGACTCTACTCAGATACAATATATTGAGGAAAATATCAGAGAAAGCAATGGCGTAATTTCAACAATTTACTTAAGAGGAGATTACATTTCAAAAAAAGATAAAATACTTATAGTCGATGATGTAATTAGAAGTGGAAAAACACTGCTTTCACTTTATAATTTAATAGGTAAAGCAAATGCAAATGTAGTAGGTGCTCTTATAATAGCAACTAATACTGATATTTGGAAGTATAAATTCGCAAACAAAGATATAAATCTTATGGTGCTTTTTAAAGTATGAGTATAGCTAAAATTCAAAGAAACGTTTACGCCATAGGTGGTAGATTAATAGATGATAATGATGCCAATGCGTATCTAGTTTATGACGACGAAAAAAAATATTATACGCTTATTGACACTACAACTGGTGTTAACATTCGATATGTAATAGAGAGTCTTTTAGAAATCTTAAAAGGAAAGGACAAACTAAAATACGTCATATTAACAAGCTGTAAATTCGAAAATAGTGGTGGATTATACTATATTTATAATTTATTTAAACCAATTACAATAGCCCATTTTCCAGACTCTATAATGATCAGAAAAGGTGAGTGTGGAAATAGAACATACACTCCATCCCCAATATCGTTAGAAATTAAGCAAAAACAGTATATTTTGGATAATTTTTTAATACTTCTAAGTAAAAGTATCACTAATGGAAATATAATAGTAAAATATAATGATGTTTTGTTTTCTGGAAGTAATACAAAGATCACTCAATATACTAAACACATAAAATATATTTGCGATGTAAACAAATGTAGATCAGTGAGTGATTAGAATGGTCTTCGAGGAAAATTGTCAATCTTGTGGAAAAATAAAGGAAACAAAGTATTGTTCAATACTCAAAATTAATGTTTGTTATGAGTGCTGCACATTGTGTAAAAGACGAAGTGATTGCAATCTAAGAGTTTGGTTCAAAGATTTAATTCCAAATAAAAAACAGCTGTTTAGAAAACAAGAAAAAACTTCATTAGAAAAATATTTTTAATTAAATTAAGTTACATTTGTTGGAAGGATTTATAAGTATTCTTATAGATCTCGGAATTCTCTAAGGTTGAGGCCATACGTTTATACTTTATAGCATCACCTAATGAGTTCTCCCCATGCTCCTTAGTCCATTTATCAAGAGGTATTTGATATTCTCTCAGTACTTTATCTCTATACAAATCATTTAATACATTATAGGTACAGAATGGGATTACTCTACCATCTGGAACAACATAGTGAATATCACATCTCATCACTCTTTGTACATCGTAGTTATATAAGTCCATGAAGTGCATAGTTCCTAAGAATAATGTTCTGTAGTGCCACTCTCCAAGTGCTTCGTAGTTATGATGAATTATTATGTTATAGAGCATCTTATATACATCAAAGTCCTTAGGTCCTTGTTCTTTATCTATGAACTTCCTTATACTATACAATACTTTACTTGCAACCCATACTTTGTTAGCACCTTCCCTTAACTCTTCTTCTTTCTCTTTAAGATATTCTAGCAAACCTTCTAAGTCAATAAACTTCGAAATTGGTATGAAGTGAGGTTCATGATTTCTCCATTCTACATACACATACGTTCCAGCTCCACAAGAAGGATGATTAGCCATTTCGAATT is a genomic window containing:
- the rpoA1 gene encoding DNA-directed RNA polymerase subunit A', with the translated sequence MGEKNIKGIKFGILSPDEIRKMSVTAIITPDVYDEDGTPIEGSVMDPRLGVIEPGQKCPTCGNTLGNCPGHFGHIELVRPVIHVGFVKHVYEFLKATCRRCGRVKISEDEIEKYSRIYNAIKKRWPSAARRLTEYVKKTAMKAQVCPHCGEKQFKIKLEKPYNFYEERKEGVAKLTPSDIRERLEKVPESDVEILGYDPTTSRPEWMILTVLPVPPITIRPSIMIESGIRAEDDLTHKLVDIVRINERLKESIDAGAPQLIIEDLWDLLQYHVATYFDNEIPGLPPSKHRSGRPLRTLAQRLKGKEGRFRGNLSGKRVDFSSRTVISPDPNISIDEVGVPEIIARTLTVPERITPWNIEKLRQFVINGPDKWPGANYVIRPDGRRIDLRYVKDRKELASTLAPGYVVERHLTDGDVVLFNRQPSLHRISMMAHRVRVLKGLTFRLNLLVCPPYNADFDGDEMNLHVPQSEEAIAEAKEIMLVHKNIITPRYGGPIIGAAQDYISGAYLLTVKTTLLTKEEAQQILGVADVKIDLGEPAILAPREYYTGKQIVSAFLPKDFNFHGQANVSSGPRLCKNEDCPHDSYVVIKNGILLEGVFDKKAIGNQQPESILHWLIKEYSDEYGKWLMDNLFRVFIRFVELQGFTMRLEDVSLGDDVKKEIYNEIDRAKVEVNNLIQKYKNGELEPIPGRTLEESLENYILDTLDKLRSTAGDIASKYLDPFNFAYVMARTGARGSVLNITQMAAMLGQQSVRGERIKRGYMTRTLPHFKPYDISPEARGFIYSSFRTGLKPTELFFHAAGGREGLVDTAVRTSQSGYMQRRLINALSDLRAEYDGTVRSLYGEVIQVAYGDDGVFPMYSAHGKTVDVNRIFERVVGWKT
- a CDS encoding DNA-directed RNA polymerase subunit B; its protein translation is MNELSSNLSIDEKWKVIEAYFKSKGLVRQHLDSYNDFVRNKLQEIIDEQGEIPTEIPGLKVRLGKIRIGKPRVRESDRGEREISPMEARLRNLTYAAPLWLTMIPVENNIEAEPEEVYIGDLPIMLKSAIDPISQYTLDKLIEIGEDPKDPGGYFIVNGSERVIVTQEDLAPNRVLVDTGKTGSNITHTAKIISSTAGYRVPVTIERLKDGTFHVSFPAVPGKIPFVILMRALGILTDRDIVYAVSLDPEIQNELFPSLEQASSIANVDDALDFIGSRVAIGQKRENRIEKAQQIIDKYFLPHLGTSADDRRKKAYYLAYAISKVIELYLGRREPDDKDHYANKRLRLAGDLFASLFRVAFKAFVKDLTYQLEKSKVRGRKLALKALVRPDIVTERIRHALATGNWVGGRTGVSQLLDRTNWLSMLSHLRRVISSLARGQPNFEARDLHGTQWGRMCPFETPEGPNSGLVKNLALMAQIAVGINERIVEKTLYEMGVVPVEEVIRRVTEGGEDQNEYLKWSKVILNGRLVGYYRDGEELAKKIRERRRNGEISDEVNVGHIVTDFINEVHVNCDSGRVRRPLIIVSNGNPLVTREDIEKLDSGSITFDDLVRQGKIEYLDAEEEENAYVALEPSDLTPEHTHLEIWSPAILGITASIIPYPEHNQSPRNTYQSAMAKQALGLYAANYQLRTDTRAHLLHYPQRPLVQTRALDIIGYTNRPAGNNAILAVISFTGYNMEDSIIMNRSSVERGMYRSTFFRLYSTEEVKYPGGQEDKIVMPEPGVRGYKGKEYYRLLEDNGVVSPEVEVKGGDVLIGKVSPPRFLQEFKELSPEQAKRDTSIVTRHGEMGIVDLVLITETAEGNKLVKVRVRDLRVPSIGDKFASRHGQKGVIGMLIPQVDMPYTVKGVVPDVILNPHALPSRMTLGQIMEGIAGKYAALSGNIVDATPFYKTPIEQLQNEILKYGYLPDATEVTYDGRSGQKIKSRIYFGVVYYQKLHHMVADKIHARARGPVQILTRQPTEGRAREGGLRFGEMERDCLIGFGTAMLLKDRLLDNSDRTTIYVCDQCGYIGWYDKNKNKYICPIHGDKSNLFPVTVSYAFKLLIQELMSMIISPRLILEDRVGLSGGKGNG
- a CDS encoding DNA-directed RNA polymerase subunit H gives rise to the protein MRGSSNRKIDPRIHYLVPKHEVLSIDEAYKILKELGIRPEQLPWIRASDPVARSINAKPGDIIRIIRKSQLYGEVVSYRYVISG